A DNA window from Iodobacter ciconiae contains the following coding sequences:
- the bioF gene encoding 8-amino-7-oxononanoate synthase has protein sequence MPFVQFAARLAERQQAGLLRSRRQIDSPQGAHIQIGGRQLINFCSNDYLGLANHPAVVQAAQQGAAEWGVGSGAAHLLAGHFGPHQALEDRLAKFVGMPAALGFSTGYMANLAVITALVGRGDAVFADKLNHASLNDAVALSRADFKRYPHQDMAGLERMLAASTAPRKLIVADAVFSMDGDIAPVAALLALAEQYDAWLFLDDAHGFGVLGDGRGTLAEFGISAPRIIYMATLGKAAGVSGAFVAGEQVMCDWLLNTAHSYVYTTAMPPLLSCAMQASLDLIAAEPWRRTRLAGHIAAFRTGLQDCCELLDSNTAIQLILLPDNDSTIRIAKALFERGIWAGAIRPPTVPTPRLRITLSAAHSDDDVAALMGELKALL, from the coding sequence ATGCCATTTGTCCAATTTGCCGCCAGGCTGGCCGAGCGCCAGCAAGCAGGTTTGCTGCGCAGCCGCCGTCAGATTGACAGCCCGCAGGGCGCGCATATTCAAATTGGCGGGCGGCAGCTGATCAACTTTTGTAGCAATGATTATCTGGGTTTAGCCAATCACCCCGCTGTGGTGCAGGCAGCGCAGCAAGGCGCGGCAGAGTGGGGTGTGGGCAGTGGTGCCGCCCATTTACTGGCCGGGCACTTTGGCCCGCATCAGGCGCTGGAAGACCGGCTGGCTAAGTTTGTAGGTATGCCCGCTGCACTGGGGTTTTCTACCGGTTATATGGCAAATCTGGCGGTGATTACTGCGCTGGTGGGGCGCGGTGATGCGGTGTTTGCCGATAAGCTCAATCATGCTTCTTTGAATGATGCCGTGGCTCTGTCGCGGGCCGATTTCAAGCGCTACCCGCATCAGGATATGGCAGGGTTAGAGCGCATGCTGGCCGCCAGTACTGCGCCACGCAAGCTGATTGTGGCCGATGCAGTATTTAGCATGGATGGCGATATCGCCCCGGTGGCGGCGCTCTTGGCCTTGGCCGAGCAATACGATGCCTGGCTGTTTTTAGACGATGCTCATGGTTTTGGCGTACTCGGGGATGGGCGCGGCACACTGGCCGAGTTTGGCATATCTGCACCCCGCATTATTTATATGGCGACTTTAGGCAAGGCAGCAGGCGTATCGGGTGCTTTTGTAGCGGGTGAGCAAGTGATGTGCGACTGGCTGCTGAACACAGCCCACAGCTATGTTTACACCACCGCCATGCCGCCTCTTTTATCCTGCGCCATGCAAGCCAGCCTTGATTTAATTGCGGCCGAACCCTGGCGGCGGACGCGTTTGGCCGGGCATATCGCGGCCTTTAGAACCGGTTTGCAGGATTGTTGTGAGCTGCTTGATTCCAATACCGCCATTCAGCTGATCTTGCTGCCGGATAATGACAGCACCATCCGCATCGCCAAAGCGCTGTTTGAACGCGGCATTTGGGCAGGCGCAATCCGCCCGCCTACCGTGCCCACACCACGACTGCGCATCACTTTATCGGCAGCGCATTCTGACGATGATGTTGCGGCTTTGATGGGGGAGTTAAAAGCATTGCTTTAG
- the bioH gene encoding pimeloyl-ACP methyl ester esterase BioH, which yields MTSNFLHIESTGRGPDVVLLHGWAMNSTVWRGVADALSDDFCLHLVDLPGHGKSTSSQPLSLAHMVAELDAAFPRPVQVVGWSLGGAVASSWAMAAPDKIRSLSLIASTPCFMQREDWQPAMAPATMSQFAASLAADWQGTLKRFISLQVQGGAEARVLAKALSQELFLHGEPSLAVLQEGLAILRDTDLRQQINQLTCPVLLQFGNRDTLTPLGAGEWLAEALPHAELIVHSGAAHVPFASHPDDFITAQRRFLLSGM from the coding sequence ATGACAAGCAATTTTTTACATATCGAATCAACAGGCCGTGGGCCGGATGTAGTGCTGCTGCATGGCTGGGCGATGAACAGCACGGTTTGGCGCGGTGTGGCTGACGCTTTGAGTGATGATTTTTGCCTGCATCTGGTGGATTTACCCGGCCACGGTAAAAGCACCAGCAGCCAGCCTTTATCGCTGGCACATATGGTGGCAGAGCTGGATGCGGCTTTTCCAAGGCCGGTGCAAGTGGTGGGCTGGTCTTTGGGCGGGGCGGTGGCCAGCAGTTGGGCAATGGCTGCGCCGGATAAAATCCGCTCGCTCAGCCTGATCGCCTCCACGCCGTGTTTTATGCAGAGAGAAGACTGGCAGCCCGCCATGGCCCCGGCCACCATGAGCCAGTTTGCCGCTAGCCTCGCTGCAGACTGGCAGGGCACGTTAAAGCGCTTTATCAGCCTGCAAGTGCAAGGCGGTGCAGAGGCGCGGGTCTTGGCTAAAGCGCTAAGCCAGGAATTATTCCTGCACGGCGAGCCAAGCCTGGCTGTTTTGCAGGAAGGTCTGGCGATTTTGCGCGATACCGATTTACGTCAGCAAATAAACCAGCTGACTTGCCCGGTATTACTGCAATTTGGCAACCGCGATACGCTCACCCCGCTGGGGGCTGGGGAGTGGCTGGCAGAGGCTTTGCCGCACGCCGAGCTGATTGTACACAGCGGTGCTGCTCACGTGCCTTTTGCCTCGCATCCGGATGATTTTATTACGGCGCAGCGCAGGTTTTTGCTGAGCGGGATGTAG
- a CDS encoding YebC/PmpR family DNA-binding transcriptional regulator, with protein MAGHSKWANIQHRKGRQDAKRGQLFTRLIKEITVAAKMGGGEIETNPRLRLAIDKAYDANMPKDNVQRAVERGSGNMEGVDYVECRYEGYGIGGAAVMIDCLTDNRVRTVAEVRHAFAKCGGNMGADGCVSFQFKHCGTLIFAPGTPEDALMEVALEAGADDIITNDDGSIEVITPPYEFITVKEALEKAGFKAEMGEVTMKPQAETEILGDDVAKMQKLLDMLENLDDAQAVYTTAVMDEE; from the coding sequence ATGGCAGGTCACTCAAAGTGGGCAAATATTCAGCATCGTAAAGGTCGCCAGGACGCCAAACGCGGCCAGCTCTTTACCCGTCTGATTAAAGAAATTACCGTTGCAGCCAAAATGGGCGGCGGCGAAATTGAAACCAATCCGCGTTTACGTCTGGCCATTGATAAAGCCTACGACGCAAATATGCCAAAAGACAATGTGCAACGTGCTGTTGAGCGCGGCTCGGGCAATATGGAAGGTGTGGATTACGTTGAATGCCGTTACGAAGGTTACGGCATCGGCGGCGCAGCCGTGATGATTGACTGCCTGACCGATAACCGCGTGCGTACCGTGGCCGAAGTACGCCATGCCTTTGCCAAATGCGGCGGCAATATGGGAGCAGACGGCTGCGTATCATTCCAGTTTAAACACTGTGGCACGCTGATTTTTGCCCCGGGCACACCGGAAGACGCCTTAATGGAAGTCGCTCTGGAAGCAGGAGCGGATGACATCATCACCAATGATGATGGCTCAATCGAAGTGATCACCCCGCCTTACGAATTTATCACCGTAAAAGAAGCGCTGGAAAAAGCCGGCTTTAAAGCAGAAATGGGCGAAGTCACCATGAAGCCACAGGCCGAAACCGAGATTCTGGGAGATGACGTGGCTAAGATGCAAAAACTGCTCGATATGCTGGAAAACCTCGACGACGCACAGGCGGTATACACTACGGCCGTGATGGACGAAGAGTAA
- the rlmD gene encoding 23S rRNA (uracil(1939)-C(5))-methyltransferase RlmD yields the protein MNAPALIESLDFEGHGIARVDGKTIFIDGALPRETVSYKSYRIKPRFENAEATQIHTTSHMRVNPPCPHFGVCGGCSMQHLEFTGQVAAKQRVLEDNLKRIGNVSAEMMLPAIYGPEWGYRQRARLSVSYDAKQNEVRLGFFERRSKVIAALNECRVLPPHISKQILPLRSLLKSLSIKDRILHIELAVGEHVDILVLRTPVAPNKADQALIKKYAEQWKVQFWLQAKSVEAATPFYPLDAPQLSYSIPEFGIVMRYKPTEFTQVNHHINRTLVARAMDLLKPQAGDVIADFFCGVGNFTLAVAKSGAKTLGMEGLQQLVDRANESASDNHLTGNTSFKVANLFEMTESWLKKLGHFDKMLIDPPRDGAHELCKSISAQNGPKRIVYVSCNPSTLARDADVLVHEKGYTLKAAGIVNMFPHTAHVESIAWFEKH from the coding sequence ATGAATGCTCCTGCCCTGATTGAATCCTTAGACTTTGAAGGCCACGGCATTGCTCGCGTAGATGGGAAAACGATTTTTATTGATGGCGCTCTGCCACGCGAAACCGTCAGCTATAAAAGCTATCGCATTAAGCCGCGTTTTGAAAACGCCGAAGCCACGCAAATCCATACCACCAGCCATATGCGCGTTAACCCGCCCTGTCCGCACTTTGGTGTGTGCGGCGGTTGCAGCATGCAGCATCTGGAATTCACTGGCCAGGTGGCGGCCAAGCAGCGGGTACTGGAAGACAACTTAAAACGCATCGGCAATGTATCCGCCGAGATGATGTTGCCAGCGATTTACGGACCGGAATGGGGCTATCGCCAGCGGGCGCGTTTATCGGTTTCGTATGATGCCAAGCAAAATGAAGTCAGGCTGGGCTTTTTTGAGCGGCGCTCTAAAGTGATTGCGGCGCTGAATGAATGCCGTGTATTGCCGCCGCATATTTCCAAGCAAATCTTGCCACTGCGCTCGCTGCTTAAAAGCTTATCGATAAAAGATCGCATCCTGCATATCGAGCTGGCCGTCGGGGAGCATGTGGATATTCTGGTGCTGCGCACACCCGTCGCCCCTAATAAAGCCGATCAGGCCTTGATTAAAAAATACGCTGAGCAGTGGAAAGTACAGTTCTGGCTGCAGGCAAAATCGGTTGAAGCGGCCACACCGTTTTACCCGCTGGATGCGCCGCAGCTGAGCTACAGCATTCCTGAATTTGGCATTGTGATGCGTTATAAGCCCACAGAATTCACCCAGGTAAACCACCACATCAACCGCACACTGGTGGCGCGGGCTATGGATTTACTTAAACCGCAGGCCGGTGACGTGATTGCCGACTTTTTCTGTGGCGTGGGTAATTTCACCTTGGCCGTTGCTAAAAGCGGCGCTAAAACACTGGGCATGGAAGGCTTGCAACAGCTGGTAGACAGGGCCAATGAAAGCGCCAGCGATAACCACCTGACTGGTAATACCAGCTTTAAAGTGGCCAATCTATTTGAAATGACTGAAAGCTGGCTGAAAAAGCTTGGCCATTTCGACAAGATGCTGATCGATCCGCCAAGGGACGGCGCGCACGAGCTGTGCAAATCCATCAGCGCCCAAAACGGCCCGAAGCGCATCGTTTACGTATCCTGTAATCCCTCCACCCTCGCCCGCGATGCCGATGTGCTGGTGCACGAAAAAGGCTACACGCTAAAAGCTGCCGGGATAGTGAATATGTTCCCGCATACGGCGCATGTTGAGAGTATTGCGTGGTTTGAGAAACATTGA
- a CDS encoding GAF domain-containing protein, translated as MQVPVFPPDEALRVQTLRELLILDTPLELRFDNLTHAAVAFFRVQIAIVSLIDADRQWFKSACGLDMKETPRDISFCGHAILQDEVFVVEDALLDERFFDNPLVTGRPRIRFYAGAPLKASNGLNLGTLCLIDPSPRKLQGFEIEMLSDMARLVVQELERPEPGAEAVG; from the coding sequence ATGCAGGTGCCAGTATTTCCTCCCGATGAAGCCCTACGTGTACAAACACTGCGTGAGCTGCTGATTCTGGATACGCCGCTTGAGCTGCGTTTTGATAACCTCACTCACGCCGCAGTGGCTTTTTTTCGTGTGCAAATTGCAATAGTCAGCCTGATTGATGCAGACCGGCAATGGTTTAAATCGGCTTGTGGCCTGGATATGAAAGAAACACCCCGCGATATCTCTTTTTGCGGTCATGCTATTTTACAGGACGAAGTGTTTGTGGTTGAAGATGCTTTGCTGGATGAGCGCTTCTTTGATAACCCGCTTGTGACTGGCAGGCCCAGAATTCGTTTTTATGCCGGAGCACCCTTAAAAGCCAGCAATGGTCTGAATCTTGGTACGCTCTGCCTGATCGACCCTTCCCCCCGGAAACTGCAGGGTTTTGAAATAGAAATGCTGTCCGATATGGCAAGGCTGGTGGTGCAGGAGCTGGAGCGGCCGGAGCCTGGGGCTGAGGCGGTGGGGTAA
- a CDS encoding LysR family transcriptional regulator gives MQSLLELRHLKTLLAIRESGSLTRAAERLHLTQSALSHQIRLLEDHYALPLLIRKAVPGKSSPLKLTPAGEKLAQLASEFLPRIDQTERDIAKLREGEAGQLRIAVECHTCFDWLMPAMDNFRGHWPEVELDIVSGFHADPVQLLFENRADLAIVSETADEPGISYQPLFSYEMIALIARDHPLANKPFLNAEDFASYTLISYPVPDDMLDLVRKVLKPAGINPKRRTTELTAAILQLVASRRGIAALPSWSVQHYLERGYVVAKPITGQGLTSELYAAINNAQADTAFVRDFVVTMREISHINLPGVTLL, from the coding sequence ATGCAATCCTTACTCGAACTTCGCCATCTAAAAACCCTGCTGGCCATCCGCGAATCCGGCAGCCTGACCCGCGCGGCAGAGCGTTTGCACCTGACGCAATCGGCGCTCTCGCACCAGATTCGCCTTTTAGAAGATCACTACGCGCTGCCGCTACTCATCCGCAAAGCCGTCCCCGGTAAATCCAGCCCGCTGAAACTCACCCCGGCGGGTGAAAAACTGGCCCAGCTGGCGAGTGAGTTTTTGCCACGCATTGATCAGACCGAACGCGATATTGCCAAATTAAGGGAAGGCGAAGCCGGGCAGCTGCGTATTGCGGTGGAATGCCACACCTGTTTTGACTGGCTGATGCCAGCGATGGACAACTTTCGCGGGCACTGGCCGGAAGTCGAGCTGGATATCGTGTCCGGCTTTCATGCCGACCCGGTGCAGCTGTTATTTGAAAATCGTGCCGATCTGGCAATTGTGTCTGAAACGGCTGATGAGCCGGGCATCAGCTATCAGCCACTATTTAGCTATGAAATGATTGCGCTGATCGCCAGGGATCACCCGCTGGCAAATAAGCCCTTTTTAAACGCTGAGGATTTTGCCAGTTACACACTAATTAGCTATCCCGTGCCTGACGATATGCTGGATCTGGTCAGAAAAGTATTAAAGCCCGCAGGCATCAACCCCAAGCGTCGCACCACCGAGCTGACCGCTGCCATATTGCAACTGGTTGCCAGCCGCCGGGGCATCGCCGCCCTGCCCAGCTGGAGCGTGCAGCATTATCTGGAGCGTGGCTATGTAGTGGCTAAACCGATTACCGGGCAAGGCCTGACATCAGAGCTTTATGCCGCCATCAACAATGCACAGGCTGACACCGCCTTTGTCAGAGACTTCGTAGTTACCATGCGCGAAATCAGCCACATCAACCTGCCGGGAGTGACCTTGCTGTAA
- a CDS encoding FAD-dependent monooxygenase, translating into MLLEKLPLHVDVLIVGGGPIGALVVQRLAAAGINALLVDAKPRIEADPRALALSWASFEALDRVGLWGEELTATAITKVHISQQGTIGRTELLASELGLPALGFVVDYDKLARRAFNTLSESTAKAALGYRVSKITRLARFAQIKIDGPKGEEQLTARLVVLADGGQLISQLDDIIQTIKPYHQHAILAKLTPSEPHGGMAYERFANDTTMALLPNGKDFTLVWPQSPELASKRLAMSEDDFIQEVSRRFSGRIAGFSSVASRASWPLALKTLNSVVGRRVVLIGNAAQTLHPVAGQGLNLGLRDATTLAELIISTRQDEIGEAAQLARYARLRKKDADLVTHFTDGLITYFDHPGPLLKHGRSLGLIAMDQISWLRKGFAKRMVFGAR; encoded by the coding sequence ATGCTCTTAGAAAAACTCCCCCTCCATGTAGACGTGCTGATTGTTGGCGGTGGCCCGATTGGCGCTTTGGTCGTACAAAGGCTGGCAGCGGCCGGCATTAATGCCCTGCTGGTTGATGCAAAACCCAGAATTGAAGCCGACCCGCGCGCGCTGGCCTTATCCTGGGCCAGCTTTGAAGCGCTGGACAGAGTGGGTTTATGGGGAGAAGAGCTTACCGCAACAGCCATCACCAAAGTGCATATCTCGCAGCAGGGCACAATCGGCCGCACCGAGCTGTTAGCCAGCGAGCTGGGCCTGCCCGCCTTAGGTTTTGTGGTGGACTATGACAAGCTGGCCCGCCGCGCTTTTAACACGCTCAGCGAAAGCACAGCCAAGGCAGCACTAGGCTATCGTGTCAGCAAAATCACGCGGCTGGCCCGCTTTGCGCAGATTAAAATCGACGGCCCCAAGGGAGAAGAGCAGCTCACCGCCCGCCTTGTGGTGCTTGCCGATGGCGGCCAGCTGATCAGCCAGCTGGACGATATTATCCAGACCATCAAGCCGTATCATCAGCACGCCATCCTTGCTAAGCTCACGCCCAGCGAGCCGCATGGCGGCATGGCCTATGAGCGCTTTGCCAACGATACCACCATGGCGCTCTTGCCTAATGGAAAAGACTTCACCCTTGTCTGGCCGCAATCCCCCGAGCTTGCCAGCAAACGCTTAGCCATGAGTGAAGACGATTTTATACAGGAAGTCAGCAGGCGGTTTTCTGGCCGTATCGCAGGGTTTAGCAGCGTGGCTTCCCGCGCCAGCTGGCCGCTGGCTTTAAAAACGCTCAATTCCGTGGTGGGCCGCCGTGTCGTCTTAATCGGCAATGCAGCGCAAACACTGCACCCCGTAGCAGGACAGGGCCTGAATCTGGGCCTGCGTGACGCCACAACACTGGCCGAGCTGATAATATCTACCCGCCAGGATGAAATTGGCGAAGCAGCGCAACTGGCCCGTTATGCTCGCCTGCGCAAAAAAGATGCCGATCTGGTCACACATTTTACCGACGGCCTGATCACCTATTTCGACCACCCCGGCCCCTTACTCAAACATGGCCGCAGCCTGGGGCTGATTGCCATGGATCAAATAAGCTGGCTAAGAAAGGGCTTTGCAAAACGGATGGTGTTTGGTGCAAGGTAA
- a CDS encoding aminopeptidase P N-terminal domain-containing protein produces the protein MQPYITRRAILSTRLAAGVVIVPNTTEVIRNADSTYPFRYDSSFYYLTGFNEADAVFVQIIGAESTQNILFCRPKDLEREIWDGYRHGPDAAREQFNFDAAYSIEELDQKMIELLQNQPRLHTTFGHNAAWDSRVASWVNGVRAKVRSGVTAPNEIADIRSTIAEMRLFKDEFEIALLRKAGLINSAAHIRAMRFARPGQMEYEVEAEILHDYYRQGSRFPAYSSIVASGANATCLHYGENNQRMNDGDLLLIDAGCEIGGYASDITRTFPVNGKFSGPQKDVYEVTLAAQYAALDACRAGKSWNAPHEAAVRVLAQGMIDLGLLQGSLDGVLESLSYKQFYMHNTGHWMGLDVHDAGAYKIKGEWRNLEAGMVMTVEPGFYIRPAANVPKHFENIGVRIEDDVLITKDGMENLNASCPKTVAEIEAIMAR, from the coding sequence ATGCAGCCTTACATAACCCGCCGTGCCATCTTGTCCACACGCTTAGCTGCCGGTGTGGTTATTGTTCCGAACACAACAGAAGTCATTCGCAATGCCGATTCAACTTATCCGTTTCGCTATGATTCCAGCTTTTATTACCTGACTGGCTTTAACGAAGCAGATGCCGTATTCGTACAAATTATTGGTGCAGAAAGCACTCAGAATATCCTGTTTTGCCGCCCCAAGGACTTAGAGCGCGAAATCTGGGATGGCTACCGTCACGGCCCTGATGCCGCCCGTGAGCAGTTTAATTTTGATGCAGCCTATTCAATTGAAGAGCTCGACCAGAAAATGATCGAACTCTTACAAAATCAGCCACGTTTACATACCACCTTTGGCCACAATGCCGCATGGGACAGCCGGGTAGCGAGCTGGGTAAACGGCGTGCGCGCTAAAGTGCGCAGCGGTGTAACCGCCCCGAATGAAATCGCCGATATACGCAGCACCATCGCCGAAATGCGCTTATTTAAAGATGAATTTGAAATCGCACTGTTACGTAAAGCGGGGCTGATTAACTCTGCAGCGCATATCCGTGCCATGCGCTTTGCCCGCCCGGGGCAAATGGAATACGAAGTAGAAGCCGAAATTCTGCACGATTATTACCGCCAGGGCAGCCGCTTTCCTGCTTACTCCAGCATTGTGGCATCGGGCGCGAATGCCACCTGCCTGCATTATGGCGAAAATAATCAACGCATGAACGACGGCGATTTACTGCTGATTGATGCAGGCTGCGAAATCGGTGGCTACGCCTCCGATATCACCCGCACCTTCCCGGTAAACGGCAAATTCAGCGGCCCGCAAAAAGATGTATACGAAGTCACACTAGCCGCCCAATACGCCGCGCTCGATGCTTGCCGCGCAGGCAAAAGCTGGAACGCGCCACACGAAGCAGCTGTGCGTGTATTGGCTCAGGGGATGATCGATTTGGGCTTATTGCAAGGCTCGCTGGATGGCGTACTTGAATCGCTGAGCTATAAGCAGTTTTATATGCACAACACCGGGCACTGGATGGGCCTTGATGTGCACGATGCAGGCGCTTACAAAATCAAAGGTGAATGGCGTAACCTGGAAGCCGGCATGGTCATGACGGTAGAGCCCGGCTTTTACATCCGCCCTGCCGCCAATGTGCCCAAGCACTTTGAAAATATCGGTGTGCGCATTGAGGACGACGTACTGATTACCAAAGACGGCATGGAAAACCTGAACGCCAGCTGCCCAAAAACCGTAGCAGAAATTGAAGCGATTATGGCAAGGTAA
- the yiaY gene encoding L-threonine dehydrogenase has protein sequence MTTTAFFIPAVNLMGAGCLKDAASTIQSYGFKKALIVTDAVLNKIGMVAKVGELLGKYGVVSVVFDGAQPNPTIGNVEAGLKLLKENDCDFVISLGGGSPHDCAKGIALCASNGGNIADYEGLDQSRKPQLPLVAINTTAGTASEMTRFCIITDEARHVKMAIVDKHTTPILSVNDPELMLDKPKSLTAATGMDALTHAIEAYVSTIATPITDACALKAVTLISENLRHAVNDGQNLHAREQMAYAQFLAGMAFNNASLGYVHAMAHQLGGFYDLPHGVCNAVLLPHVQKFNSGIAAKRLGEVAQAMGCDVRFLSDEAAAEACLAAIRQLAADVGIPAGLTELGVKEADFPTLTTNALKDACGFTNPIQATAEEITAIYKAAM, from the coding sequence ATGACTACGACCGCATTCTTTATTCCAGCAGTAAATCTGATGGGCGCTGGCTGTCTTAAAGACGCAGCGAGCACTATCCAGTCTTATGGCTTTAAAAAAGCCCTGATCGTGACCGATGCCGTACTCAATAAAATAGGCATGGTAGCTAAGGTCGGCGAACTATTGGGCAAATATGGTGTGGTATCAGTGGTATTTGATGGTGCTCAGCCCAACCCCACCATTGGCAATGTTGAAGCAGGCTTAAAATTACTCAAAGAAAACGACTGTGATTTTGTCATTTCACTGGGTGGTGGCTCACCACACGATTGTGCCAAAGGCATTGCACTTTGTGCCAGCAATGGCGGCAATATCGCCGATTACGAAGGCCTGGATCAATCCAGAAAACCACAATTACCACTAGTGGCAATTAACACAACCGCCGGCACCGCCAGCGAAATGACCCGTTTTTGCATCATTACTGACGAAGCACGTCATGTAAAAATGGCGATTGTAGACAAACACACCACGCCTATTTTATCGGTGAATGATCCGGAGCTGATGCTTGATAAGCCAAAGAGCCTGACGGCAGCTACCGGGATGGATGCGCTGACTCATGCTATTGAAGCCTACGTATCCACTATCGCTACGCCCATTACCGATGCCTGTGCCCTAAAAGCCGTAACTTTAATCAGCGAAAACCTGCGCCACGCCGTGAATGATGGGCAAAACTTACATGCCCGCGAGCAAATGGCTTATGCACAATTTTTAGCAGGGATGGCCTTTAATAACGCATCCCTCGGCTATGTACACGCGATGGCCCATCAGTTAGGTGGTTTTTATGATCTGCCACACGGTGTATGCAATGCGGTGCTCCTGCCACACGTACAAAAATTCAACTCCGGCATTGCCGCCAAGCGCCTGGGCGAAGTAGCCCAGGCTATGGGCTGCGACGTGCGCTTCTTGTCTGATGAGGCCGCCGCCGAAGCTTGCCTTGCCGCCATCCGCCAGCTTGCTGCCGACGTAGGCATCCCTGCTGGCCTGACTGAGCTGGGTGTAAAAGAAGCCGACTTCCCAACCCTCACCACCAACGCCCTCAAAGACGCTTGCGGCTTTACCAACCCGATTCAAGCCACGGCCGAAGAAATCACTGCGATTTATAAAGCGGCAATGTAA
- a CDS encoding META domain-containing protein, whose amino-acid sequence MRKLFLGSVLTLGLSACASVMPATPSAAASFDGEWNIIKVNDKAISSDSRAILVFDAQTMRITGFDGCNRVMGSLKDENQQLKGMLASTKMACMGDENRTISRAVGQAFANGAEVKVLEAGKLIELKSKDGSLTLGKRP is encoded by the coding sequence ATGCGTAAATTATTTCTAGGCTCTGTCCTTACCCTTGGTTTATCCGCCTGTGCCAGCGTTATGCCCGCCACCCCAAGTGCTGCTGCCAGCTTTGATGGTGAATGGAATATCATCAAAGTAAATGATAAAGCCATAAGCAGTGATAGCAGGGCAATACTGGTTTTTGACGCACAAACCATGCGCATTACCGGCTTTGATGGCTGCAACCGGGTAATGGGCAGCCTAAAAGATGAAAATCAACAGCTCAAGGGCATGCTGGCATCCACCAAAATGGCCTGTATGGGAGACGAGAACCGCACCATTAGCCGTGCAGTAGGCCAGGCCTTTGCCAATGGTGCAGAAGTAAAAGTGCTGGAAGCCGGTAAGCTGATCGAGCTAAAAAGCAAAGATGGCTCACTGACTTTGGGTAAAAGACCTTAA
- a CDS encoding DUF502 domain-containing protein — MLKRSLERIITTWLAGLLALLPFLLTMVLLAWLVKLLNNYLGPQSMIGHLFALIGQPIVDHPVLGYLIGWAMLIGTIYPLGIIVQSKLKKHLAYLLDKTVRRIPVIGTLYNTADRFVSLLDQKEDADIGSMSPVWCLFGGDGVAVLALMPNPEPIEIEGRIYQAVLVPTAPVPIGGGLLYIPKEWIRPANIGVDKLTSIYMSMGITPPPSLKKAAQSAPMIYPDPRRLTD; from the coding sequence ATGCTCAAGCGTAGCCTCGAAAGAATAATCACCACCTGGCTTGCTGGCCTGTTAGCACTTCTGCCTTTTTTACTGACAATGGTTTTACTGGCGTGGCTAGTAAAGTTGCTCAACAATTATCTTGGCCCCCAGAGCATGATTGGGCATCTGTTTGCCCTGATCGGCCAACCAATTGTTGATCACCCTGTCCTGGGCTATTTAATCGGCTGGGCCATGTTGATTGGCACAATTTACCCGCTAGGCATAATTGTGCAATCAAAGCTTAAAAAGCATCTTGCCTATTTGCTTGATAAAACAGTCAGACGAATTCCGGTAATCGGTACTTTATACAATACAGCTGATCGATTTGTAAGCTTACTCGACCAAAAAGAAGACGCAGACATCGGCTCGATGAGCCCGGTATGGTGCTTGTTTGGCGGCGATGGCGTTGCCGTACTGGCCCTGATGCCCAATCCCGAGCCAATCGAAATCGAAGGCCGCATCTACCAGGCCGTGTTAGTGCCCACTGCCCCTGTACCTATCGGAGGAGGATTACTCTACATTCCCAAGGAATGGATACGCCCTGCCAATATTGGTGTAGATAAACTCACCAGCATCTATATGTCGATGGGCATTACGCCTCCACCATCGCTCAAAAAGGCTGCACAATCAGCCCCGATGATTTACCCTGACCCCAGGCGGCTTACCGATTAA